From a region of the Salvelinus alpinus chromosome 2, SLU_Salpinus.1, whole genome shotgun sequence genome:
- the LOC139568606 gene encoding junction plakoglobin-like → MEMQMGNDGRVKVKEWQQTYYAGDSGIQSGATTVRTDDDGTEYSTKQYSTVTTTIVSENPAEVESQYALTRAQRVRAAMFPETVMEGTTILSTQTDPSQMTNVQRLAEPSQLLKTAIVHLINYQDDAELATRAIPELTKLLNDEDQVVVNKASLIVNQLTRKEASRRALMSSPQMVAAVVRAMQNTGDMETARATASILHNLSHQREGLLSIFKCGGIPALVRMLSSPMESVLFYAITTLHNLLLHQEGAKMAVRLADGLQRMVPLLKKSNPKFLAITTDCLQLLSYGNQESKLIILANSGPEGLVHIMRNYSYEKLLWTTSRVLKVLSVCPSNKPAIVDAGGMQALGMHLTGSSQRLMQNCLWTLRNLSDAATKQEGLDSLLQTLVGLLSSDDVNMLTCSTGILSNLTCNNARNKAMVTQGNGIEALIHAVLRAGEKEDVAEPAVCALRHLTSRHSDAEVAQNAVRMHYGIPAIVKLLNQPYYWPVVKAVVGLIRNLALCPDNQTPLRDAGAIPRLVNLLLKAHQDAQKHGSAAQQTYQDGVRMEEIVEGCTGALHIMARDPINRGEIASMQTIPLFVQLLYSPVENVKRVSAGALCELALDKQSAEMIDAEGASAPLMELLHSNNEGIATYAAAVLFRISEDKNSDYKKRVSVELTHSLFKHDPAAWEMAHNAVPMEAGYAADELDAGYPHYVDYPADMAMEGDMGMSDVEYQTGGMNYDMRQPGYAERY, encoded by the exons ATGGAAATGCAGA TGGGCAATGATGGGAGGGTGAAGGTGAAAGAGTGGCAGCAGACCTACTACGCCGGGGACTCTGGGATCCAGTCAGGAGCCACCACAGTGAGGACCGATGACGACGGGACCGAGTACAGCACCAAGCAGTACAGCACCGTCACCACCACCATCGTCTCAGAGAACCCTGCTG AAGTGGAGTCTCAGTATGCCCTGACCCGAGCCCAGCGTGTCCGAGCGGCCATGTTCCCAGAGACGGTGATGGAGGGCACGACCATCCTGTCCACCCAGACTGACCCGTCCCAGATGACCAACGTCCAGCGGCTGGCCGAGCCCTCGCAGCTCCTCAAGACGGCCATCGTCCACCTCATCAACTACCAGGACGACGCCGAGCTGGCCACGCGCGCCATCCCCGAGCTCACCAAGCTGCTCAACGATGAAGACCAG GTGGTGGTCAACAAAGCCTCCCTGATCGTCAACCAGCTGACCCGTAAGGAGGCGTCTCGCCGGGCGCTGATGTCGTCCCCCCAGATGGTGGCGGCGGTGGTGCGGGCCATGCAGAACACCGGGGACATGGAGACCGCCCGGGCTACAGCCAGCATCCTCCACAACCTGTCCCACCAGAGAGAGGGCCTGCTTTCCATATTCAAGTGCGGGGGCATCCCTGCCCTGGTCCGCATGCTCAG ttCTCCCATGGAGTCTGTGCTGTTCTATGCCATCACCACCCTCCACAACCTGCTACTGCACCAGGAGGGAGCCAAGATGGCGGTGCGCCTGGCCGACGGCCTGCAGCGGATGGTGCCTCTGCTGAAGAAGAGCAACCCCAAGTTCCTGGCAATCACCACCGACTGCCTGCAGCTGCTGTCCTACGGCAACCAGGAGAgcaag CTGATCATCCTGGCTAACAGTGGTCCGGAGGGCCTGGTCCACATCATGAGGAACTACAGCTATGAGAAGCTCCTGTGGACCACCAGCCGCGTGCTCAAagttctctctgtctgccccaGCAACAAACCTGCCATCGTGGATGCTG GTGGGATGCAGGCTCTGGGGATGCACCTGACAGGCTCCAGTCAGCGTCTGATGCAGAACTGTCTGTGGACCCTGAGGAACCTGTCTGACGCCGCCACTAAACAG GAGGGTCTGGACAGTCTTCTTCAGACCCTCGTTGGTCTCCTGAGCTCTGACGACGTCAACATGCTCACCTGCTCCACCGGCATCCTCTCCAACCTCACCTGCAACAACGCTCGCAACAAGGCAATGGTCACCCAGGGCAACGGCATCGAGGCGCTCATCCACGCCGTCCTGAGGGCGGGAGAGAAGGAGGACGTGGCGGAGCCGGCCGTGTGCGCCCTGCGTCACCTGACGTCGCGCCACTCCGACGCTGAGGTGGCCCAGAATGCCGTGCGCATGCATTATGGCATTCCCGCGATCGTCAAGCTgctcaaccagccctactactgGCCTGTCGTCAAG GCTGTGGTTGGTCTGATCCGTAACCTGGCACTGTGCCCAGACAACCAGACCCCTCTTAGGGACGCCGGGGCCATCCCCCGCCTGGTCAATCTGCTGCTCAAAGCCCACCAGGACGCCCAGAAACACGGCTCCGCCGCACAGCAGACGTACCAG GATGGCGTGAGGATGGAGGAGATCGTGGAGGGGTGCACAGGGGCCCTGCACATCATGGCCAGAGACCCCATCAACAGGGGAGAGATCGCCAGCATGCAGACCATCCCACTCTTTGTACAG CTGCTGTACTCTCCAGTGGAGAACGTGAAGCGCGTGTCAGCGGGGGCTCTGTGTGAGCTGGCCCTGGACAAGCAGTCTGCGGAGATGATCGACGCCGAGGGAGCCTCCGCGCCGCTCATGGAGCTGCTGCACTCCAACAACGAGGGCATCG CCACCTATGCGGCCGCCGTTCTCTTCCGCATCTCCGAGGACAAGAACTCCGACTACAAGAAGCGCGTGTCCGTGGAGCTCACGCACTCCCTGTTCAAGCACGACCCCGCCGCCTGGGAAATG GCCCACAACGCTGTCCCCATGGAGGCAGGCTACGCAGCAGACG agctgGATGCAGGCTACCCCCATTATGTCGACTACCCTGCTGACATGGCCATGGAAGGAGACATGGGGATGTCCGATGTTGAGTACCAGACCGGCGGCATGAACTACGACATGAGGCAACCGGGATATGCTGAGCGCTATTAG
- the LOC139568601 gene encoding cell division control protein 6 homolog, whose protein sequence is MPSTRSQAQPILQFPRCKSSRVDSKSTPSKSTSQLKETQSLCSVEASKPQSLPERVQLTPLSHGPVALKGITLCPRLTPRIPLSPRKRTGDENGCNLSVNLLGSPPKQTRLNLSSPRKLGLDENSPVRSPRRLLTPLSRPRASPSRLHETPSGSPSCPRSEKTPRVRLFAEKSKFHSVKQALHTAVPERLLSREAERSSIRSFLEDKALKARPASLYISGAPGTGKTACLNCVLQEMKDELKEIQTVVINCMALRSSHAIFPLLAEKLGASGSHTDTKLQRLLTSTGPTVLLVLDEMDQLDSKAQDVLYTIFEWPYLPKSRLCLIGIANALDLTDRILPRLQALPRCRPQLLHFPPYSRQELAAIVQDRLTRVSGEGLIDASAVQFCARKVSAVSGDARKVLDICRRAVELVESDDRKKAAETTESRVSVPQVARVLSEVYGDRMSSSEGESFPLQQKLLVCCLLLLTRNGKNKEFPLGKLHEVYSRICAKRQVGSVGQGECLSLCSLLESRGIFALKKAKEARLTKVSLKIEERDVENALKDRTLLGSILTAGLP, encoded by the exons ATGCCCAGTACACGTTCCCAGGCTCAGCCCATCCTCCAGTTCCCCAGATGCAAGTCCTCTAGGGTTGACTCAAAAAGCACCCCCTCCAAGAGCACATCCCAGCTGAAGGAGACCCAGTCCCTCTGCTCCGTGGAGGCTTCTAAACCGCAGTCCCTTCCAGAGAGGGTCCAGCTAACGCCACTCTCACACGGGCCCGTGGCCCTCAAAGGCATAACTCTGTGCCCAAGGCTGACCCCAAGAATACCCCTCAGCCCTCGCAAACGCACAG GAGATGAAAATGGCTGTAACCTCAGTGTCAACCTACTGGGCTCTCCTCCTAAACAGACCCGCCTTAACCTGTCCTCCCCCCGCAAGCTGGGCTTGGATGAGAACTCCCCTGTTAGATCCCCGAGGAGACTACTGACCCCCCTCTCCCGCCCCAGGGCCTCCCCCAGCAGACTGCATGAGACCCCCAGTGGGAGCCCATCATGTCCCCGATCAGAGAAGACCCCCAGGGTCCGCCTCTTTGCGGAAA AGTCCAAGTTCCATAGTGTGAAGCAGGCCCTCCACACGGCCGTCCCAGAGCGCCTGCTATCCCGGGAGGCTGAGAGGTCCTCCATCCGCTCCTTCCTGGAGGACAAGGCCCTGAAGGCCCGCCCGGCCAGCCTCTACATCTCTGGAGCCCCCGGCACCGGCAAGACGGCTTGCCTCAACTGTGTGTTGCAGGAGATGAAG GATGAGCTGAAGGAGATTCAGACAGTGGTGATCAACTGTATGGCTCTACGTAGCTCCCACGCCATCTTCCCCTTGCTGGCAGAGAAGCTGGGGGCCTCCGGGAGCCACACCGACACCAAGCTGCAGAGACTGCTGACCAGCACAGGGCCCACTGT tCTTCTAGTCCTGGATGAAATGGACCAGTTGGATAGCAAGGCCCAAGACGTTCTCTACACCATCTTTGAGTGGCCCTACCTGCCCAAGTCCCGCCTCTGTCTCATCG GTATCGCCAACGCTCTGGACCTGACGGACAGGATCCTCCCCAGGCTCCAGGCCCTGCCTCGCTGTCGCCCCCAGCTGTTACACTTCCCTCCCTACAGCCGCCAGGAGCTCGCCGCCATCGTACAGGACAGACTCACACGGGTGTCCGGAGAAGGGTTAATAGACGCATCGGCCGTGCAGTTTTGTGCCAGGAAGGTGTCTGCTGTATCGGGAGACGCACGCAAAGTTCTGGATATCTGCCG GAGAGCTGTAGAGCTCGTGGAATCTGACGACAGAAAGAAGGCAGCAGAAACTACAGAGTCTCGTGTGAGCGTGCCCCAGGTGGCCAGAGTGCTGTCGGAGGTGTACGGGGACCGCATGTCCTCCTCAGAGGGAGAGAGCTTCCCCCTCCAGCAGAAACTCCTGGTCTGCTGTCTGCTACTGCTCACCCGCAACGGCAAGAACAAAGAGTTCCCACTGGGCAAG CTCCATGAGGTGTACAGCCGTATATGTGCCAAGAGACAGGTGGGCAGCGTGGGCCAGGGCGAGTGCCTCTCCCTCTGCAGTCTGCTGGAGAGCCGGGGCATCTTTGCCCTGAAAAAAGCCAAGGAGGCTCGCCTCACCAAGGTTTCTCTGAAGATTGAGGAGAGGGATGTGGAGAATGCTCTGAAGGATCGCACCCTGCTGGGCAGCATCCTGACCGCTGGCCTACCATGA